The genomic interval GGTGTTCGTCAATTCACAAGTATTCTATGTAACATGacagaaaaaatactttttgttgcTGTTAATTACCACTAATTCTATCAACTTTTCgcagtgtttttacagtattaaacttaaatttaacagttttatcttataaataaaaaaattatatttgtgaAAATACAATGAATTTagaatgtatttttaaagtaattttatgtgaaaaaacatcaattttctgtaaaataatgataatgctATGTTTATTCACAGTTACAGCTTTTTTTACGTCATTTTACATTAGACATttaaattcacagtttattattgtaatttattgtttttttacagaaaaaaactgtaaatttaaCAGGNNNNNNNNNNtaaaattacagattttttttacagtgtacaaGACTATGGCCCTATTGTCTCATCTTCCCCCTCTATTTCTCTGACTCTAAAGAaattgatcaggtcaagtctggcatttaacatatagaGAGAAGCCGATAGCCTCACACCAGGAAGTCACCTTCTGTAACCTACCGCTTTAAGACAATTAAATCTTGACTGTATTTTGTTAGAATTTCTCATATACGTGAGAGAACCTTTTGATCTGTGACTGAAAACGACCCAAAAGGGGCAGAGTTTAAACCCATGTCCTTCCTCATCGGACAGCAAAAATGCGTTCAACATGTTACCGTGCCAATGGCGGACCAATGAGAATATGTTTGAATACACCAGGTGAAAAAGGAACCGCCCCCGGTGCAGGGAATACATTTGGgacttagatagatagatagatagatagcctttattattagactcacggtccacaacaaacaacaaaaagatacagatacataAGACATACATCAATTAAATAAGAGagctataccagtaatcccataagggggNNNNNNNNNNCAAAGCACTGAACCTCGGGCCAATcagatgtgaaatgacagagttacaagaagaattcagGCGACCTATACATTTGTACATCAAATTCCTCAGTAAAGCAGAGAATGTAATAACTCNNNNNNNNNNCAGAACAATTCACTTGCACTACACCACCTAGGTTTCATTAGTAGAATGCGAAAACAATCATTATAAGCGACCCAAAGCTAATTGAAGCTTGCCTTTTTGTACTTGACCCACAAGGGGGCAGTGTAAAAAGCAGTACAATATGTTTTAAAGAGGTTTATCCTAACAGTATCAGAACACCAGGAGAACTTCCTGGCAAGCATGTTAGCCTGCATATATAACATGCGACGCTGCTTCTACATGTCCTCATCATCTGACATTTGATCTGTTAAGATGTGACCCAAATACTTAATTTTGCAACCAACAGTTAGCACTTGCCCTGcaagatggaaagatggaaaataAGGTCCTTATCCTCTTTCACTCTACAGATCATAACCAAACTCTTTTTGGCATTATATTTCACATCAAATTCAACACCATAATTGGAACATATATTCAACAGCTCCTGAAACCCTGCACTGCGAGAGACGACAGCCAAGTCATCTGCATACATCAGATGGTTCAATAGCATGTTACCAATCATACATCCTGTCTCGCACTGTCTTAGCTGGTCAGAAAGGTCATCCATGTAAATATTGAAGAGGGCTGGTGATAGTATCCCCCCCTGACGGACGCCACTACCAACACCAAACGGAGTAGAGAATACATCCCCCCATTTGATCTTTTTGCTCTGATTGGAATACCAAAAAGCCAGGATTCTGATTATACTATTCGGTACTCCTTTTCGGCTTAATTTTGAAAACAGCTTGTGGTGGTTAACTCGGTTAAAAGCCTTGGAGGCatcaataaaaccaataaaaacaNNNNNNNNNNTTGTCTTCTGTAGGTTTCTACCATTTCCTTAAgtgtatagatatatagatcAGTACCATACCTTGAAACCAAACTGGTTATCTGAACTatacaagtaaacacacaacctATCTAGTAAAATTCTTTTCAGGACTTTTGATAACACACTATAAGCAATAGGTCTATGATTATCCACACTGCCTACCTTTCCCGCTTTGTCCGTAATGACAAAGTAATGGACAACAGAGAGTCTGNNNNNNNNNNATGAGACATAAAGCCAGTAAAACAATAGAGATGATTTCGAGACTGATTTCATGTGACTCCATCAGTGAGAAGCATGGATACAGTCCACTGTCNNNNNNNNNNAgtgttatgttttgtgttttattgtctttgacTTATCATCTTTATCATGCTgctttcattaaaccttttcttaattctcaattggACCCTCAGCCTCTCCTTGCcctcatcaaatcaaagaacatgtgttagttagtttttttctaACAATAAACATTAGCTTTTTCCATGGATCAAACTGAACTTTTGAACTGACGAATTCTATGCATTATCATGTCTGCACTTTATGCACTGGTTTGCACTtttgtattaaatgtattttattcataaaacACTGTCTAACTTCAATAAagttcttaatttaaaaaaaaaaattgactcaTCCAGCACCCCAGTAGATGGCGACCCAGCACGCACCTTTACATTTGTCTTATGTTGGACACGTGTAGAAGAAGAAACTTATAAGGAAGTAGCATAGTCCTACGGTACTAGTTAACCTAGATAAAGTATGGAGAGCCCAGAGTTAACTTTTACTTTGGCTTATATAGTATTCTCTCTCTGCTTCGTGTCTACGCCCAACGAGTTCCGTTCGGCCGGTTTAACCATCCAGAATTTGTTTTCTTCCTGGCTGGGTAGTGAGGATGTGGGCTTCATCCAGTACCACGTCAGGAGGACCAGCATTACCGTACTGGTCCACTCCGCACTGCCTTTAGGTAAAATATAACATTCAGATAGATATAACGAAGGACAGGGTAATAACAAAAGTGAATATTTGTCTTACATTACCGAGACCGAGCTGAAAAGTATTGAAGAAGTTCATGCTAGCTAGCGCACATAGTTTACCAGCATTAGCGTTAGCTAGTACGTTACTATGTTGGATTATATTATCCAACATAGTTAACTAATTTGTTAGAAGGTGTTGTTTTAGTTAAGttctattttacattttggcaaCGGTTTACGAACTTTGTTCAACACACTAACAGCCTAATGTCTCAGTCGGTGTCTTTAATGCAGAGCAGTAAACGGGCTATAGTCTGAGCCTAACTAATCAGATGCTGACGTTGTTTCCACGTCCAGTCAGGCCTGCTTTTACAAACCGATAATATTGATCATATCATTTCTTTGGAAAAAGCAAATGCATCTGTCTATTTTTAAACGTGTAAGTCAGCCAAGTCTACACTTCCCACGCAGGGCaagaaagacagatttttgttaacaaagaaAGTGTTTCTGAACATcagtgacattcaaaacggtgataactgaNNNNNNNNNNagatatacaacacaccatgcagtGTGTATACAAATGTTAATTTCAACCAGACTTAAGTATTACATAggtaagaacatctgcctctgcaccaccaagaactataaaatatgtacataacagtgtatcctttattagtcccacaaggggNNNNNNNNNNaatttacactctgttgttattacacacacatgcactaatggagagatgtcagagtgagggggccccccaagcagttgggggttcagtgcatTGCTAAAGAGCATCTTGGCAGTGACCTGATggtctccagctaccagtccaccacactttgatcaatatgtggacttgaactagcaaccctccggttcccaacccaactccctacagactgactTACATGACAAatatatgacactgttgtcaaaaacgtagtcaacatacacacacacacttgcagatgGCATCTTAGAAgcttgtgatcaatactgtatggtgacgTAAccgtaaccaagtggtgtctcatttcataggggtatgttttcacccctagacCTTAACACTCGGTTTCGAGGGGGTAGGGGAAGGGGCAAGACAGataaatgggattcagccttagtgtGGATGTAAATTGAAGCTGAGAGTCAAACCCTTATCCACATAGTTAcaataactttaaaaatgtaatgtgctgAATAACACAAGGAAAAAATCAGTGAATGTCCTCACGGGCTGcatgtttggtttttgtttgtgcATGGTGCAGGATGGTGTCGGTAGGTGGTGTATAATATGGGATGTAGTGGATGTGATTTGTTTCTTAAGGGGgcatttgttgctgttgtatatCATGTGCATTTTGCGTATGtccaattttttctttttttgttctcttcagGTTACTACATAGGGATGTGTATTGCTGCTCCAGAAAAAAACCTAGGATACATTCACCAGGTcagcctgtctctctgcagtctgCAGATTTATAAACACACTTGGTGTCACTCTATACACATGAAGTACAACTATTTCATTTCCCATTCAGAGTGGGTACATTTTGTAATAATTGATAATATTGTGAACCTGCATTTCCCCCTCTGAAGTAGGTTAAGGCTCTGAAGGCCAGTAGGATGTACAAAACTACTTTTGTCTCCAAATGCAGTCTTTCTGCTGATCCTTATTGTGAGGACTTTAGGTGAACTcttaaataattatataatttaaaaaaatatgtaaaatcagGCTAGCAAAAGAAAGACTATGTTCATACAAATATGACTACACAGGTTCAGAATGAGCAGCTACATCACAATACTGGGTACTACAGTGCAGAGTGAAAAAATAGCATCAGTGACTGGTCTGAATCACACCTAAACCTGTTTCTGTGAATTGGCATCAAACTTTTCCAGAAAGCATATAAATATTGTGTAGTTTATCCTCCTCTGTTGAAGTAACTTGCCTCATTTGGACCAGGTTTTGTCAGTTAtgactaaaattaaattaaaaactcaGCAATGCATTGAGTGTAACTAAGTCACTCCCCTCTGATGCAATAGAAAACTACAAACTGTCAACACCTGTAGTTATACTCTGTTTAAATAATCataaattcatatttatttatttattgatattctTTTGTgccagtatttttatttttcaaaatgataTCTTATCCCTGTCCAAACAAAAGTTAGGTATTTTGTGATACAGTGCTTTaagagatttttttatttaaatttctgCCCTGGCAATTAAATATACAATCTTTGACTTCCTGAGAAGTGTGGAACATCTCCAAAGTTCTCCATGCTACCTTGTCGGCAGTAGTTATAAAATGTTGGTCACAACTGTGTTATTATGTTGTTTCACCAGGTGAGTGACAGCTGGAGAGCATTTCTCCTCTTCTCTATATGCCTGCAGTTGACCAGCTGGATACTTGTCATCTACTGGTCCCGCCGGCACTGGCACAACCATCCAATTAGCCGGGCCTTGCAGGCCCACATACAGCCTCCTTACTCCAGTTGGGGCTCAGTGGCAACCAGCGTCAACGATGAGTTCAGACGCATAGATAAGTTTGCTACAGGGGCGCCTGGAGCCAGAGTTATCGTTACTGACAGCTGGGTGTTAAAGGTGagtaaaaaattaatttatggTTACATTGTTTTGGTGTAAATTAGAGATGTCCTAACTAAGACAATATGTGCTGGCTTACATCTTGATGTGGCTCATGAGTTTTTTAAAGTTCCCATGACATGGCGcactttggatgcttttatatagaccttagtggtcccctaatataaTATCTGAAGTatattttccaaaattcagccttggtgcagaattagaGCCACCAGAGCTTGCCATTTccgagtctgtagcttttgaggaggagagatgggggggggcaaggtggaggctgagggtgtggccttgaccaactgccactttgcttgtttaaaagccatgatgtctctcggtcatgggtgggccaaattctctgggtaataaaagcagagaaaggggaagtaacctcAGATCTGCCcaactgagctttcattttctcaaagacagagcacgATACCCATGGCGACCAATGgggggaccacaggcaggctgtgggaactcatattaatgttaaaaaaactcaaagtttcatgcaatgggacctttaaataaaacCTATATTAGGTCGGCTGGCTATGATAAAATGCAGTTCTTATTGTTAACACTAGATGTCAATATCCCCATATGTGTAGTTGCCAGATGCCATCAAGGAAGTCAATCTCCTGTGGGAGAAATTGTGTTGAGTTATAACTCTCTAACAATGACAGGTGAGCAGAATGGAATGATATCCTGTGTGTGTCGCAGTGAAGTCTGGAGGAGAGGCTGCGCCACAGCTACCTAGCTGGGTGATGTGATCTTTTCCGATCAGAAGCACTTAATCACCAGTACGACAAGGATTTGCATCTCCATTACAACAGGGCTACCTACttgaagttgtttttcttttagtactttagtttttattgaatttaCAGAACATTATTACAAATGATCACAGTCACCTCAATTTGTGAGTATAATatggaaaaactaaaacaacataaaaagggGAAAACTGTGAGAAAAGGTGATGATAGcaacaaaaaatagaaataaaatgtatacattcaagtcaatgctttATCCACTAATGAGTCCAAGCTATGACCTAATgtcattatgttttatttaagtCCACTTCAGCCATCTTTTGGACATACAGACCTTCTCTCAAACCTAGCTCAAAAGTCAACCTTTCCACTACCCTTATGTTTTGTATGACATCAAACCATTGTTGCTGTTTAGGACAGTCAGGCTTATACCAGTTTCTGGTCATTGCTTTCCTTGCTGCAATAAAGAGAATCTTCAGCGGGTACCTGTCCCTCTGTACTGCAGGTGAAATATGACCCAAGTATAAGACAGTGCATGAGAAAGGAATCTTGTACCCAAGTACTCAAAACTAAATATAAATCCTCTTGAAAttacttaatttttttcaaactccAAAAAACATGTGGGATGCTAACCAGCCACATTTCCTCCAACAGGGCTGGTGTGTTGAAGATGTTTTACTGCTAGTCTGaggtgtattaaaaaaaaggcaccaAATTCTTCCAGTTAAACACttgaaggtttgtttttaacagtaACAGGCCTGTCTTTAGTCGATGGTGTTTAAAGGAATCAGGCTGATCCATGGCTGACTAGTGGTCAAAGGAGCTGCTGAAAAACATGGATAAACATTTAATTTCCCATAAATTCTTGACAAACGTCCCttgatgttttgttatttaaaagctTTAATTAGCAGCAAAATCAAGGAATGTATCAGCAGTAACTTAACAAGTCCTATACAAGTGAAAGCAAACAtgaaacagtaaaataaagcaTAAGTACAAACAGGGACGCAGCAGAGAAACTACATTTTTGTCAGAAGCTACAAAAGTAATGGTTTGACTGAGTGCAGCCTAAAGTGCCATATGgtgaaaaaaacaccatgtgtGAGTTAGCCTTGTGATGGAAACTGCACACCCAAAATTAattgtcactctctcacttagTGTAAACTGTGAGAGCTTTTCAGCCTTTTATTGCTTATTGTTTTGGAACACATTTAGCAAGCACTATCAGGCATCATGCTGCATTTTAGGTGATAGAATGTAAATAGTAGTGAAAATCAACAACTGTAAAGAGTACCTAGTGAGGTGCAGACCAGTATGGGCTTCATTGCAATTTTATTCAAACTAAAAAAGAATTTCCATCCTGCCTTCATCAGGGTAATTGTGTCCTGTTTACTGTGCTCCAATTTTGAAGGAACGCTAAATTGGCAAGAAAATCAGCATTCATCCACATGCCTGACTCTCTTTGTCCTCCAGGTGACCACCTATCATGTCTACATGGCCTTACAGAGTGAATGTCATGTGACAGTCACAGAGTCCAGACAGCACCAGCTGAGTCCAGACTCTGCTTCCCCCACACAGATATTGACCCTGCGAGTGGACAGCATCAACCCTGCTGTCAGAGCCTTTGatatcaggtgtgtgtgtgtgtgtgtgtgtgtgtgtgtgtgtgtgtgtgtgtgtgtgtgtgtgtgtgtgtgtgtgtgtgtgtgtgtgtgtgtgtgtgtgtgtgtgtgtgtgtgtgtgtgtgtgtgtgtgtgtgtgtgtgtgtgtgtgtgtgtgtgtgtgtgtgtgtgtgtgtgtgtgtgtgtgtgtggactaaACAGCATGTGCCATGAACAAGCCATCTCACTTTTCCACTGTTTGCAGGCTCAACTCTACAGAGCATGCAGAGCTCAGAGAGAAACTCCATGCACCCATCAGAAACTCTGCCAATGTTGTGATCCACCAAACCATAAGTGAACTCTTCCTTGAAACATTTAGAGCCCAGGTGGACCTCAATCAACCGTACACACTCCCCAGTGGACAGGTACATTACTATTTGTGTATGTTTCATGCAACTGCTAAAATCCTGTCCATTTGATCCCAACACAAATTCACAACATTATCTCTCCATACACAGGAGATGGAGCCCTGTATAGGCTGTATGCAGGTTCCAGCAAGCACCAAGCTTGTCAGACTCTGCCATACAGGTGTGCGTGTGCGCTGTCTgtcttttgtgttgttgttcatgtttttaactgttatGCGCTGTCTATTTCTGTATGAATATATTAGCAACAAAACTCAAGTTAAACTGTATGTGCACACATAGCTGGCCAATAAAGCCAATTGTGATTCCCACCTTGCTCTGTGTTTAAAGGAGGAGATAATGAGTCGGAGTGCCAGCAGTGTTTCTGCAGACCAATGTGGTGTCTGTCCTGTCTTGGTCGATGGTTTGCCAGCCGCCAAGACCAGCAAAGACCTGAGACCTGGTTGTCTAGCAGAGTCCCCTGCCCCACCTGTAGAGCCAAATTTTGTATACTGGACATCTGCATGGTCCACtgacaagacacacacatacagatccAAACAGACCTTTTATGCTCTAAATAATGTTAAGGTGTGTTTTTATCCAACATTCAGTAACAAAACTCTGAAGAGAAGCGGTGGACAGGACATTGGACTGAACTTAGTTATGTACCTGTAGTCTATTCTGTGCTTTCAATAAGGAATGATCATTTACAGTATCATTTGCTACAGTAATTACAACGCTTTGACAAACATTAGTTTTGAACCCCAATATAGTGTTAAATGCCATAATCAGTGTGACATTTTGAGAgatgtgtttgtttggtttttgaaCCCCAGTCAGATAAGAGGCATCATATCAGTTAGCCTGATCTATCTGCAGTCAGTAAAGAGACATCCAGAATGTGTTTAggttagtgaaaaaaaaaaaaaacttttaacaaTGACCATAACCTGTATAACTGTTCATCCACTTCAGAATGTTCTAAAGAGCCGATACAAAACTGACATCAAAATTTAAGTAGCCTTTAAGAGGAAATCTCAAGTTATCACTTGGTTATGCACATGTATACTCAGAGCTGTTAAGGATTTAACAACTTTTATCTGCCTCAATGTTTATTCTTTCACAAATCCTTATATGTTCTCAGTAATAATGTTATTTGGCAAAAGCACaattgatatttttaattttcaagaGTGACTTGCAGGTTGGAGACCCCAGTAAATTAATGTTTAGGGTAATGCTGTAGAAACTAGATCTTCAGGAGAGGTGAAATACATCCATATACAGTGGAAAATTGTTATTTCTACCTCAAACAGACAAATTGTAGATGCCACAATAACttcaatatttaaaacattcaaCTGAATagtaacaaaatagaaaataaaccaaaaatgcATATGTATAACTGACAACATCATAAGCCCATCATACACGTCATCATCCCCATTTTCTGTATAGACATCAAATCTGACAAACcgtttaaatgacattttattaaaggtgccctgccacacttATTTCAGcactttgtggtaatgtttgaagttctaccatggactctaattttttgtggaaaaaatgccttgctgaccttgtttcaagccattctagtgtggtataaaaagcctgcaggaagattCAGTTCAATTTGTGCCCGTCCTCATTAATAGTCAACAAGCTAAGCTgattgactctgattggctaacagctagcaaaTAACAGCCAGACAACATGACTAGGGTATCCTTTACCCACTGCAACAGGGCGAGCTTGTGAATAGGTAATGCGCTcagacaacatgacatcagactgaccagcttttgtaattggccttatttctctgcttatttcttttcagcgGCTAGAGCTGACAGGAGGCAGCAGTTCAtgttcacattcaccacataacacaaacacatatgaaCCATAAcatatgtgtggcagggcacctttgaATGCCGTCCCCCTAGCCACCTTACAAGCCCACTCCTGGATTGACAGCACCCCTTCTTTCTTCCatcctcatttttatttttattatattttctgaaacaaaaaggacaaaaaagaaaaacaaaacaaagaataacGACAAATCACAAGATACCTTAGAGACATACATTATAATAGCATACACATTAAAGACGGGGTGGTACAGATACTTATAAAATACTCGTTcatgaaacacaaacactacacagTCAAGTTGTTGCTCTATATTGTTCATATATTCTCTAATAAGAGTCCACAGTGTGCCTAGATCATCATCACAGTCTGCAAGGGTTAAAGGTATATAGAAAGCAAATCCAGAAACTCCTATAACCAGTTATATTTGGTATAGCAGTCTAATTTGTGAGTTTTCTAATAAAAGAGAATTGTTCTCTTTATAGAGAGAAAAGCTAATGCACAGGTAATGCTTGTATACTTTCCAATCTGCTTCCCAATATACATATAATAGGGCATTTAGGAATatgaacattaaaaatatttttttcaacatctatTACCTCTGTCCAAAATCTCTTTACAAATGGACAGGcccaaaataaatacataaaggtACCACGCCTACCATGCCAGCACAGTTctgatgcattttgtttttagagtAATGTGGTGTAATATAAGCCTGTAAAAATAATCTGGCTATCATTAAACTAACCACCCAGCTTCTTATGTGCTTATCCATCCCGTTTAGGATTAACCCATCTCCCAGAATAAATAATCTTGGGCTGAATGAAACCTGGGTCCCTGCAATCCGACATGGGTTATCCTGCATCCTGGTCCAGAATTCCTGGACAATCCTGGATTCCCAATCCTGTGTTCGCATTGCTTGCGATCATATATCGGCCTATACCAAAACTAGTATTTGGTCATCTAGTAATGGCTAAGTATCAATACGTACCCATAACAGATACAAAGGCATGAGTATGGACGTGTTTTGCACTGTCCATTACTCCACACTACATTTTTATAGTGCTGTGCAGTGAGATCTTTTTTGGCAGACAAAGAggattgatttaataataataaataataatacattttatttataatgcactttcCATCAATAGATCTCAAAGTGCTACGGGATTTGTTACAATCCAAcaatttgtcacatgaaatctaTTAAATTACATTGAAATGTAACACCATCAGCTCTTTCTACTTGTGtatgattaattaaaaaacaaaatgtgactgTCAGATaggaacacagagaaagagTCACCCGGTTAAATTCTGCCGGTATTGTGTAGAAAGAACTCTTTTCCCCTGTCAAATAGTTTTTCCCTCCTATTAAAATGCCTAGCACCCCCATCTGTAGTTAGGGTAAGGTTTACTTCAGGTTTTAGTAGGTAGGGGGGCAGATCTTTACTGTGAAACAGCGTTTCCAGACAAGTTTTAGCAAAAGAACACAACAGCTCCTGTCATCACTCTGAAAACTGACGGAGGCCACTCGGCTCACAGTCTGACGCTTGCACACTGGCTAGCAGGATGCTCAGCAGAGAAGTTACCTTGGTGCCCTTTCAAATGCAGAGATAATCTCGCTTGTCCACATAGTCGGGATCTTAGCCATAGGTTGTAGCTATTAGCCatcttcccctttttctttgtgtttactCGTTTACAGTTGATTGGCTAGTCTGCAGAGTCAGCAGGAGACCTGTGAGTTGATTTCCCA from Etheostoma spectabile isolate EspeVRDwgs_2016 unplaced genomic scaffold, UIUC_Espe_1.0 scaffold123, whole genome shotgun sequence carries:
- the LOC116685714 gene encoding E3 ubiquitin-protein ligase TM129 isoform X3, with the translated sequence MESPELTFTLAYIVFSLCFVSTPNEFRSAGLTIQNLFSSWLGSEDVGFIQYHVRRTSITVLVHSALPLGYYIGMCIAAPEKNLGYIHQLTSWILVIYWSRRHWHNHPISRALQAHIQPPYSSWGSVATSVNDEFRRIDKFATGAPGARVIVTDSWVLKVTTYHVYMALQSECHVTVTESRQHQLSPDSASPTQILTLRVDSINPAVRAFDIRLNSTEHAELREKLHAPIRNSANVVIHQTISELFLETFRAQVDLNQPYTLPSGQEMEPCIGCMQVPASTKLVRLCHTEGGDNESECQQCFCRPMWCLSCLGRWFASRQDQQRPETWLSSRVPCPTCRAKFCILDICMVH
- the LOC116685714 gene encoding E3 ubiquitin-protein ligase TM129 isoform X1 translates to MESPELTFTLAYIVFSLCFVSTPNEFRSAGLTIQNLFSSWLGSEDVGFIQYHVRRTSITVLVHSALPLGYYIGMCIAAPEKNLGYIHQVSDSWRAFLLFSICLQLTSWILVIYWSRRHWHNHPISRALQAHIQPPYSSWGSVATSVNDEFRRIDKFATGAPGARVIVTDSWVLKVTTYHVYMALQSECHVTVTESRQHQLSPDSASPTQILTLRVDSINPAVRAFDIRLNSTEHAELREKLHAPIRNSANVVIHQTISELFLETFRAQVDLNQPYTLPSGQEMEPCIGCMQVPASTKLVRLCHTEGGDNESECQQCFCRPMWCLSCLGRWFASRQDQQRPETWLSSRVPCPTCRAKFCILDICMVH
- the LOC116685714 gene encoding E3 ubiquitin-protein ligase TM129 isoform X2, whose protein sequence is MESPELTFTLAYIVFSLCFVSTPNEFRSAGLTIQNLFSSWLGSEDVGFIQYHVRRTSITVLVHSALPLGYYIGMCIAAPEKNLGYIHQVSDSWRAFLLFSICLQLTSWILVIYWSRRHWHNHPISRALQAHIQPPYSSWGSVATSVNDEFRRIDKFATGAPGARVIVTDSWVLKVTTYHVYMALQSECHVTVTESRQHQLSPDSASPTQILTLRVDSINPAVRAFDIRLNSTEHAELREKLHAPIRNSANVVIHQTISELFLETFRAQVDLNQPYTLPSGQEMEPCIGCMQVPASTKLVRLCHTGGDNESECQQCFCRPMWCLSCLGRWFASRQDQQRPETWLSSRVPCPTCRAKFCILDICMVH